A part of Pieris napi chromosome 9, ilPieNapi1.2, whole genome shotgun sequence genomic DNA contains:
- the LOC125052746 gene encoding uncharacterized protein LOC125052746 isoform X1 — protein MGRIKDKPQLLFKNSNHTFNTYSKTCSAFSETVTKSIIMQLKNKIKKNNYYDYGGTIKRDLSVETDICILRRYVKENKSKIQKRQLSCARFKYSINNTDKEVIEKSKADSSACGDSQGKIDSAHLKVDLTTLVVDNLKTLLNDWIRKYLLENDKTKQKIATVLDSLLHKVELEHSSSGTYTVDVEVINETQTTNSITSKSKKGQLSIKSRRKLSSQTVPLTGQRVKLISTLSVPKILSNSNKNKYNRSYFNYHKSSINKLLSTSSSCNILEIKTESLTKRCATYQNLRWEKISNHKQFSFVQEPTPTVSSVNFLTKNESIDLIEDTKQKENISQLDIERVHRSKEHLDMSHSAKMKLNDQCKQHKNKTIKRQTTHPTFHFSKGKKTFSCQSKRVPRKTRRNKVLKHIKDVFTYFDNCECIKDLRFDIHINILSDNNSNKPNDYSPENVYGDGKIKNNTKLICNNNPVNLHTKNIHSGIRSSNISRSSKYESRESRIISLLDGAMSHNRFLLSQKDTTVSPRNRDQQTGTSGTEIFRDISEIKDIIKNLVSVAEHMAKHQGNNKLTRNEATEIITPHRSTSKVLKNSIAIQCVTTETKNVKTSDLKFENKTPKKETEEFNFNPRLTKKSTSYRIIESESLLQIHDLTSKPKKLIEKRADDLLQTESFPKSQALLDVPVINHNRKLLAFYCDKCIKSKQCVYNSCNHNVPYANMYSTCGCENPYDNFRQLKVEHCPNINYSEVERKRVQCSAGNCCAMPGKTCIDVEADAENSDSLTEVDGTSEKKFIVTKRSISFKEGCFYCFLLWIPILIIMWLFYVFILKVYLESKDSSTKSPQILISKNNSSMYAISMADLGF, from the coding sequence ATGGGAAGGATTAAGGACAAGCCACAACTAttattcaaaaactcaaaCCATACCTTTAATACATACTCTAAAACGTGCTCCGCTTTTTCTGAAACAGTTACAAAGAGTATTATAATGCAGCTAAAGaacaagataaaaaagaaCAACTATTATGATTACGGAGGTACGATAAAGCGTGATTTGAGTGTTGAAAcagatatttgtattttaagaaGGTAcgttaaagaaaacaaaagtaaaattcaaaagagacagttatcaTGTGCCAGATTTAagtattctataaataatacagaTAAAGAAGTCATCGAAAAGTCAAAAGCCGATAGCAGTGCATGTGGTGATAGCCAAGGCAAAATTGACAGTGCTCATCTTAAAGTAGATCTTACGACTTTAGttgttgataatttaaaaactttattaaatgacTGGATAAGAAAGTACTTGTTAGAAAACGATAAAACGAAACAAAAGATTGCGACTGTACTTGACTCTCTATTGCATAAAGTAGAACTAGAACATTCTTCATCAGGAACTTATACTGTAGATGTTGAAGTTATTAATGAGACACAGACCACGAATTCGATAACATCAAAGAGCAAAAAGGGACAACTTAGTATAAAGTCTCGTAGAAAATTATCATCACAGACCGTACCATTGACAGGTCAACGGGTGAAACTAATATCAACATTAAGCGTTCCCAAAATATTATCgaacagtaataaaaataagtataacaGAAGTTACTTCAACTACCATAAAAGTTCAATTAATAAGCTGCTTTCTACTTCATCCAGTTGCaacattttagaaataaaaacagaatcaCTAACAAAACGTTGCGCGACGTATCAAAATTTACGATGGGAAAAAATCAGTAACCACAAACAGTTTAGCTTTGTTCAGGAACCTACACCTACTGTTAGTTCTgttaatttcttaactaaaaaCGAGAGTATAGACTTAATTGAAGATActaaacaaaaagaaaatatctcACAGCTTGATATTGAAAGAGTGCATAGAAGTAAAGAACATTTGGACATGTCACATAGCGCCAAAATGAAACTTAACGATCAATGCaaacaacataaaaataaaacaattaaaaggcAAACAACGCACCCTACATTCCATTTTAGCAAAgggaaaaaaacattttcatgTCAAAGCAAACGAGTGCCCCGAAAAACACGAAGGAATAAAGTTCTTAAGCATATTAAAGATGTGTTCACATATTTTGATAATTGTGAGTGTATCAAGGATTTAAGATTTGatattcatattaatatattgtctgataataatagtaataaaccAAACGATTATTCCCCGGAAAATGTATATGGCGacggtaaaattaaaaataatacaaaattaatatgcaATAATAACCCTGTAAATCTACATACTAAGAATATTCATTCTGGAATTAGATCTAGTAATATCTCAAGGTCTTCCAAATATGAGTCCAGAGAGTCCAGAATAATTTCTCTTCTGGATGGTGCAATGAGTCACAATCGGTTCTTATTAAGCCAAAAAGATACCACAGTATCTCCACGTAATAGAGATCAGCAGACAGGTACCTCTGGTACAGAAATTTTTCGAGATATAAGTGAGATAAAAGACATTATTAAGAATCTGGTTAGTGTAGCTGAGCACATGGCTAAACATCAAGGTAATAACAAGTTAACAAGAAACGAAGCGACAGAAATCATTACTCCTCATAGGTCTACTTCAAAAGTTTTGAAAAATTCTATTGCAATACAATGTGTTACCACTGAAACAAAGAATGTAAAAACGTCAGACTTGAAATTTGAAAACAAAACACCAAAAAAAGAAACTGAAGAATTTAACTTCAACCCTCGATTAACAAAAAAGAGTACTTCGTATCGAATAATAGAAAGCGAATCCCTTCTTCAAATTCACGATTTGACTTCTAAGCCtaagaaattaattgaaaagaGAGCTGATGATTTGTTGCAAACTGAGTCTTTCCCTAAATCACAAGCATTACTTGATGTGCCGGTTATAAACCATAACAGAAAATTATTAGCATTCTATTGTGACAAATGCATAAAATCAAAGCAATGCGTGTACAATTCTTGTAATCATAATGTTCCATATGCAAATATGTACTCAACCTGCGGATGTGAAAATCCCTATGATAACTTTAGACAATTAAAGGTAGAACATTGTCccaatataaattattctgaGGTAGAAAGGAAACGTGTGCAATGTAGTGCTGGTAATTGTTGTGCAATGCCCGGAAAAACTTGTATCGATGTAGAAGCTGACGCAGAAAATTCAGATTCACTTACAGAAGTAGATGGAacaagtgaaaaaaaatttattgttacgAAACGTAgtataagttttaaagaaGGTTGTTTTTACTGCTTTCTTTTATGGAttccaatattaataataatgtggcttttttatgtatttatattgaaagTATACCTTGAATCTAAAGATAGTTCGACTAAGTCTCCACAAATATTGatcagtaaaaataattcttctaTGTATGCAATATCAATGGCTGATTTGGggttttaa
- the LOC125052746 gene encoding uncharacterized protein LOC125052746 isoform X2: MSSSYKEHRPKSAKAHPPKCQPTYVVAFSLNENEDTMKAVNDDKNLDATITYSTVVSSVRDPTNNTISSITSILNEIIDNMTVSNEDDKIKQSVTEYTIEKNLEENHQSNVLFNSNLGLGDISSSNTSTDTIRNTSDSSNLTICSNVGSLPTENSNTTLKHQQKHDDLYSNFIIPLTSKCTIFSAKNNEQLEEVNKIAKNSSISCNTAESLTINIPSGIHIQVSKSKSSLILDNVITPYKTDCINVALVQMERSPIVTCSKEKINSKVNENKSNSLILPKNIPNPTTDYSKSYLVSKMYNENENSETTLVGSVFSGFSSSNDERLHNTGSSINKTNDSMCSLTSRSQYYSSTDEKLEDSSVKPSPISNTIPTTSDVEYVIDTNHVIIADDMRKLYPLKSKGDGQQFMNKFTENLIKKTFDIKDNFQKNVTVTLPNESTIQEILTQRENVQKLSCSEESRNFQPFPDMWEKISLTLDIAIKRLEESLSDKILNELKTTLHKIEHFANQISLQKPNESGDVDAIEKGESNNDEGMQCNIIQSYVIDNLMIKLSEEDQSEGSARTKILKVKHPKMLADTFEVLKAYSKPVSIPTGEGDSLRVSSGESEISTQSRRRILFHGPLRFLRENSVVLGSVPAFFVYMLVIYGFVMLVVKV; this comes from the coding sequence atgAGTTCAAGTTATAAAGAACACCGACCTAAATCGGCAAAAGCACATCCTCCTAAATGTCAGCCTACATACGTCGTAGCATTCtctttaaatgaaaatgaagaTACAATGAAAGCAGTAAATGATGACAAAAACCTTGATGCGACCATAACGTATTCAACAGTGGTATCAAGTGTTAGAGATCCAACAAATAATACTATAAGTAGCATAACTTcaattttgaatgaaataatTGACAATATGACTGTTAGCAACGAGgatgacaaaataaaacagtcTGTAACCGAATACACTATTGAGAAAAACCTTGAAGAAAATCACCAATCaaacgttttatttaacagtAACCTCGGATTAGGGGATATTAGTTCATCGAACACAAGTACAGACACAATTCGCAATACATCTGATTCAAGTAATTTAACGATATGTAGTAATGTTGGATCTTTACCGACTGAAAACTCAAACACAACTCTAAAACATCAACAAAAACATGACGATTTATATTCTAATTTCATCATTCCTCTGACAAGTAAATGCACCATTTTTTCAGCTAAAAATAATGAGCAGCTGGAGGAAGTgaataaaattgcaaaaaaCAGCAGTATTTCTTGTAATACAGCTGAAAGTTTAACAATAAACATACCAAGTGGCATTCATATTCAGGTTTCCAAATCTAAAAGTTCTTTAATACTAGATAACGTTATTACACCATACAAGACTGATTGTATAAACGTTGCCTTAGTGCAAATGGAGAGGAGTCCTATAGTTACTTGCagcaaagaaaaaattaattctaaagtTAATGAGAATAAATCAAATTCTCTTATATTACCAAAAAATATTCCCAATCCAACAACAGACTATAGTAAATCGTATCTGGTCTCTAaaatgtataatgaaaatgaaaatagtGAAACAACACTTGTAGGTTCTGTATTTTCTGGATTTTCGAGTAGTAATGATGAACGTTTACACAATACTGGATCAAGTATAAACAAGACTAATGATTCCATGTGCTCTTTGACATCACGTTCTCAATATTATTCCAGTACCGATGAAAAGCTAGAAGATTCTTCTGtaaaacctagtccaatttcCAATACCATACCTACGACCAGTGATGTAGAGTATGTAATAGACACAAATCACGTGATAATAGCAGATGACATGCGTAAGCTATATccattaaaaagtaaaggcGATGGTCAGcagtttatgaataaatttacagaaaatttaattaagaagACCTTTGACATTAAAGATAATTTTCAAAAGAACGTGACCGTCACTTTACCGAATGAGTCTACTATTCAAGAAATACTGACACAGAGAGAAAATGTACAAAAGTTATCATGCTCCGAAGAGTCGAGAAATTTTCAGCCATTTCCTGATATGTGggaaaaaatatctttaacaCTTGATATAGCTATAAAAAGATTAGAGGAATCATTGAGTGACAAGATACTAAATGAACTGAAAACGACGTTGCATAAAATAGAACATTTTGCTAACCAAATTTCACTTCAGAAACCAAACGAATCTGGCGATGTAGATGCAATCGAGAAAGGAGAATCAAATAATGATGAAGGCATGCaatgtaatattatacaaaGCTATGTGATAGACAATCTAATGATCAAACTGAGCGAAGAAGACCAATCAGAAGGGAGTGCTAGAACTAAGATCCTGAAAGTAAAACACCCAAAAATGTTAGCCGACACTTTTGAAGTTCTTAAAGCGTACAGTAAGCCCGTTTCTATACCAACTGGTGAAGGTGATTCCTTGAGGGTGTCGTCTGGAGAATCAGAAATATCTACGCAATCTCGAAGGCGGATACTCTTTCATGGCCCTTTGAGATTTTTAAGAGAAAATAGCGTTGTCCTTGGCAGTGTCCCAGCATTTTTTGTTTACATGTTGGTAATTTACGGTTTCGTTATGTTGGttgtaaaagtttaa